A region from the Aliarcobacter thereius LMG 24486 genome encodes:
- the argS gene encoding arginine--tRNA ligase gives MQNIVKEFIESILEKSNVVLEKPKDLSLGHFATPVAFSLAKELKKSPMILADELVSKLENKELFEKVEAVKGFINFTLSKGFIEKLTNEALDKKEDFAKNLNTKRDEKILLEYVSANPTGPLHIGHARGAVFGDTLYKVGDYLGFDITREYYVNDAGAQMQLLGTSVSLAARDFIFKEKVKYPESYYRGDYLVEIAEQIITKYGKEIIYDENRFDEMALFAKDIVMQIIIKDLGDLGITFQNFVSEKSLYSSWDSTKSVLEQNGSLYTKDEKIYLKSTQFGDDSDRVVVRENGIPTYLAGDIIYHKNKFDRKFDKYINIWGADHHGYISRVKAAIEFLRNDSSKLEVILSQMVQLLKGGQPYKMSKRAGNVILMSDITAEIGSDALRFIFLTKKSDTHLEFDIDMLKNQDSSNPIFYINYAHARINQVFVKSSLNIDDIKDEKFENLNAEALNLLYESLLLNSVLEDAFSKREMQKITEYLYSLASSVHKFYNEHKIIGSSEEKTYLKVLSMAKLSLKTGLKLLGIEAKEIM, from the coding sequence TTGCAAAATATAGTTAAAGAGTTTATAGAAAGTATATTAGAAAAGAGTAATGTTGTTTTAGAAAAGCCAAAAGATTTATCTTTAGGTCATTTTGCAACTCCTGTGGCTTTTTCTTTAGCAAAAGAGCTTAAAAAATCTCCTATGATTTTAGCTGATGAATTAGTTTCTAAATTAGAAAATAAAGAGTTATTTGAAAAGGTTGAAGCTGTAAAAGGTTTTATAAACTTCACTCTTTCAAAAGGGTTTATAGAAAAACTTACAAATGAAGCTTTAGATAAAAAAGAAGATTTTGCAAAAAACCTAAATACAAAAAGAGATGAAAAAATACTTCTTGAGTATGTTAGTGCAAATCCAACTGGACCACTTCATATTGGTCATGCAAGAGGTGCAGTTTTTGGAGATACTTTATATAAAGTTGGTGATTATTTAGGTTTTGATATTACAAGAGAGTATTATGTAAACGATGCTGGGGCTCAAATGCAACTTCTAGGAACTTCTGTTAGTTTGGCTGCTAGAGATTTTATTTTTAAAGAGAAAGTAAAATATCCTGAGAGTTATTATAGAGGCGATTATCTAGTTGAAATTGCTGAACAAATCATTACAAAATATGGAAAAGAGATAATCTATGATGAAAATAGATTTGATGAGATGGCACTTTTCGCAAAAGATATTGTAATGCAAATAATTATAAAAGATTTAGGTGATTTAGGAATAACTTTCCAAAACTTTGTATCTGAAAAATCACTTTATAGCTCTTGGGATAGTACAAAAAGTGTTTTAGAGCAAAATGGCTCTTTATATACAAAAGATGAAAAAATATATCTAAAATCTACTCAATTTGGTGATGATAGTGATAGAGTTGTTGTAAGAGAAAATGGAATTCCTACATATTTAGCTGGAGATATAATTTATCATAAAAATAAATTCGATAGAAAATTTGACAAATATATAAATATTTGGGGAGCAGATCACCACGGATATATAAGTAGAGTTAAAGCAGCTATTGAATTTCTAAGGAATGATTCATCTAAACTAGAAGTTATTTTATCTCAAATGGTTCAACTACTTAAAGGTGGGCAACCATATAAAATGAGTAAAAGAGCTGGAAATGTTATTTTAATGTCTGATATAACAGCTGAAATTGGAAGTGATGCATTAAGATTTATCTTCTTAACTAAAAAAAGTGATACTCACTTAGAGTTTGATATTGATATGCTTAAAAATCAAGATTCATCAAATCCTATTTTTTATATAAATTATGCACACGCAAGAATAAATCAAGTTTTTGTAAAATCATCTTTAAATATAGATGATATAAAAGATGAAAAATTTGAAAATTTAAATGCAGAAGCTCTAAATTTACTTTATGAATCTTTACTTTTAAACTCTGTTTTAGAAGATGCTTTCTCAAAAAGAGAGATGCAAAAAATCACTGAATATTTATATAGTTTAGCTTCAAGTGTTCATAAGTTTTATAATGAACACAAAATTATTGGAAGTAGTGAAGAAAAAACTTATCTAAAAGTTTTAAGTATGGCAAAGTTAAGTCTAAAAACAGGACTTAAATTACTTGGAATTGAAGCAAAAGAGATTATGTAA
- the rsfS gene encoding ribosome silencing factor has protein sequence MNKRIENIKEILEDKKAVDVEVFDLSTKDYLVDYVVIATTLNPKHASALLDYLKTDLKPQGEEFLRVDEDENWTVIDLGDIFIHLMSEKYREKYNIEEFLESFAKFKS, from the coding sequence TTGAACAAAAGAATAGAAAATATCAAAGAGATATTAGAAGATAAAAAAGCAGTTGATGTTGAGGTTTTTGATTTAAGCACTAAAGATTATTTGGTTGATTATGTTGTTATTGCAACTACTTTAAATCCAAAACATGCAAGTGCATTATTAGATTATTTAAAAACTGATTTAAAACCTCAAGGTGAAGAGTTCTTAAGAGTTGATGAAGATGAAAATTGGACTGTTATAGATTTAGGTGATATTTTTATACATTTAATGAGTGAAAAATATAGAGAAAAATATAATATTGAAGAATTTTTAGAAAGTTTTGCTAAGTTTAAATCTTAG
- the nadD gene encoding nicotinate (nicotinamide) nucleotide adenylyltransferase produces MKIAIFGGSFDPIHIAHETIVRTALKNLDLDRIIVIPTYLNPFKKDFLFEPEIRFEFLKKVFQDDSRIFVSDYEIKQKKLSYTYETIRYIKSLLNPSKIYFIIGEDNLKSLHKWHNIDELKKNLEFVVAKRVGYNLDNKEFKSFDINIDISSTLLRDKLDLSYIPDIIKDDVKKELGKLKKGKF; encoded by the coding sequence TTGAAAATTGCAATTTTTGGTGGTAGTTTTGACCCAATTCATATAGCACATGAAACAATAGTAAGAACTGCTTTAAAAAATTTAGATCTTGATAGAATAATTGTTATTCCTACTTATTTAAATCCATTTAAAAAAGATTTTTTGTTTGAACCAGAAATAAGATTTGAATTTCTTAAAAAAGTCTTCCAAGATGATAGTAGAATTTTCGTTAGTGATTACGAAATAAAACAAAAAAAACTAAGCTATACTTATGAGACTATTAGATATATTAAATCTTTGTTAAATCCTAGTAAAATATATTTTATAATAGGAGAAGATAACTTAAAATCTCTTCATAAGTGGCATAATATCGATGAGTTGAAGAAAAATTTAGAATTTGTTGTAGCAAAAAGAGTGGGATATAATTTGGACAACAAAGAGTTTAAAAGTTTTGATATTAATATTGATATTAGTTCTACACTTTTAAGAGATAAATTGGATTTATCATATATTCCAGATATTATAAAAGATGATGTAAAAAAAGAGTTAGGAAAATTAAAAAAAGGAAAATTTTGA
- the gap gene encoding type I glyceraldehyde-3-phosphate dehydrogenase encodes MAIKVAINGFGRIGRCVARIIATRDDIELVAINDTAKPDMLEYITKYDTVHGTFNGDVKVENGFLKMGKINAKLYSTRDANELTFTKDCGAEIVLECTGAYLTQEACEIHIRNGAKKVVMSAPAKDTTKTYVMGVNENTYDGEKIVSNASCTTNCLGPIAKIIDDAFGIEKGLMTTIHSYTNDQNILDVKHNSDKRRSRAGAQNMIPTSTGAAKAMKLIMPQLDGKLHGQSVRVPTPNVSMVDVNFVVKKDTTKEEINALFTQKSKELNGIVAVDNDMLVSSDLIGNTNSTIIASDLTQVIGGNMIKVMSWYDNEWGYSSRLIDLALYISNK; translated from the coding sequence ATGGCTATTAAAGTTGCAATAAATGGTTTTGGAAGAATAGGAAGATGTGTAGCTAGAATTATTGCTACAAGAGATGATATTGAATTAGTTGCTATAAATGATACAGCTAAACCTGATATGCTTGAATATATTACAAAATATGATACAGTTCACGGTACTTTTAATGGTGATGTTAAAGTTGAAAATGGTTTTTTAAAAATGGGAAAAATTAATGCAAAACTATATTCAACAAGAGATGCAAATGAATTAACTTTTACAAAAGATTGTGGAGCTGAAATAGTATTGGAGTGTACAGGAGCTTATCTTACACAAGAAGCTTGTGAGATTCATATTAGAAATGGTGCAAAAAAAGTTGTTATGAGTGCACCTGCAAAAGATACTACAAAAACTTATGTTATGGGTGTAAATGAAAACACTTATGATGGTGAAAAAATAGTTTCAAATGCTTCTTGCACTACAAATTGTCTTGGACCAATAGCAAAAATCATTGATGATGCTTTTGGTATTGAAAAAGGTTTAATGACAACTATTCACTCTTATACAAATGATCAAAATATCTTAGATGTAAAACATAATTCAGATAAAAGAAGATCAAGAGCTGGTGCACAAAATATGATTCCTACAAGTACAGGTGCAGCAAAAGCTATGAAACTTATAATGCCTCAACTTGATGGAAAACTTCATGGTCAAAGTGTAAGAGTTCCAACTCCAAATGTATCAATGGTAGATGTAAACTTTGTAGTTAAAAAAGATACAACAAAAGAGGAGATAAATGCTCTATTTACTCAAAAATCAAAAGAGCTAAATGGAATTGTAGCAGTTGATAATGATATGCTAGTTTCAAGTGATTTAATAGGAAATACAAATTCAACAATAATTGCAAGTGATTTAACACAAGTTATTGGTGGAAATATGATAAAAGTAATGAGCTGGTACGACAATGAGTGGGGTTACTCTTCAAGATTAATAGACTTAGCTTTATATATCTCTAATAAATAG
- a CDS encoding phosphoglycerate kinase: MNLQELKNINIAGKKVFIRCDFNVPVDEYNNITDDRRIRSALNTIRYCIDNDCSVILASHFGRPKGGFEEKYSLSPIAKRLHILLKQDIKLAPNVVCEKTIQMAKELKAGEIMLLENMRFEAGETKNDEELSKKLASMAEVYVNDAFGVSHRAHSSVEGVAKYFDKNHKAAGFLLAKEIKFFHHIVENPKRPFVSIVGGSKVSGKLEALYNLVPKVDKIVIGGGMAFTFLKAQGHEIGKSLVEEDLIPEAIKIMDLAKKQNTKLYLPVDIVVAEAFDPEAIAKIVPVQEIPKTWIGLDIGPATALLFSEVLNDANTILWNGPMGVYEMEKFAKGSTKISNAVANSYATTVVGGGDTADLVRITGDETDMTFISTGGGASLELIEGKILPGVKALLLEDEE, encoded by the coding sequence ATGAATTTACAAGAGTTAAAAAATATAAATATAGCTGGTAAAAAAGTATTTATTAGATGTGATTTTAATGTTCCTGTTGATGAATACAATAATATTACAGATGATAGAAGAATTAGAAGTGCTTTAAATACAATTAGATACTGTATAGATAATGATTGTTCAGTTATTTTAGCTAGCCACTTTGGAAGACCAAAAGGTGGATTTGAAGAAAAATACTCTTTATCTCCAATTGCAAAGAGACTTCATATATTACTTAAACAAGATATAAAGTTAGCTCCAAATGTAGTTTGTGAAAAAACTATTCAAATGGCAAAAGAGTTAAAAGCTGGTGAAATTATGCTTTTAGAGAATATGAGATTTGAAGCTGGTGAAACAAAAAACGACGAAGAATTAAGTAAAAAATTGGCTTCTATGGCTGAAGTATATGTAAATGATGCATTTGGAGTTTCACATAGAGCTCATTCATCAGTTGAAGGTGTTGCAAAATACTTTGATAAAAACCATAAAGCAGCTGGATTCCTACTTGCTAAAGAGATTAAATTTTTTCACCATATAGTTGAGAATCCAAAAAGACCTTTTGTATCAATAGTTGGTGGTTCAAAAGTATCTGGTAAACTAGAAGCTTTATATAACTTAGTTCCAAAAGTTGATAAAATAGTTATCGGTGGAGGAATGGCATTTACATTTTTAAAAGCTCAAGGTCATGAGATTGGGAAATCTTTGGTTGAAGAGGATTTGATTCCTGAAGCTATTAAAATAATGGATTTGGCAAAAAAACAAAATACAAAACTATATTTACCTGTTGATATTGTTGTAGCTGAAGCTTTTGATCCTGAAGCAATAGCAAAAATAGTTCCAGTTCAAGAGATTCCAAAAACTTGGATAGGTTTAGATATTGGTCCAGCAACTGCACTTTTATTTAGTGAAGTTTTAAATGATGCAAACACTATTTTGTGGAATGGTCCAATGGGTGTTTATGAGATGGAAAAATTTGCAAAAGGTAGTACAAAGATATCAAATGCTGTAGCTAACTCTTATGCAACAACTGTTGTTGGTGGTGGAGATACAGCTGATTTAGTAAGAATAACTGGTGATGAAACTGATATGACATTTATAAGCACTGGTGGTGGAGCTTCACTTGAACTTATAGAGGGTAAAATTTTACCAGGAGTTAAAGCACTACTTTTAGAGGATGAAGAATAA
- a CDS encoding triose-phosphate isomerase has translation MLIIASNFKTNHTRKSTKEFIEKTNSFIKENNIKNEVLIFPTSSSLDSFSCERNLNIGIQNAFPTMKGSYTGEIGLEQIEEFGLKTILIGHSERREIFKESQEDISKKFNFYKNQGFKIIYCIGEPLEIKNQGLDKTLEYLFAQFEGIDTNYEKLILAYEPIWAIGTGVTATIEDIKNIHEAIKSKIDKALLYGGSVKLENIEDICSLKSVDGALIGTASWNIDDFIQILEKTKDLK, from the coding sequence ATGTTGATTATTGCAAGTAATTTTAAGACTAACCACACAAGAAAAAGTACAAAAGAGTTTATTGAAAAAACAAACTCTTTTATTAAAGAGAATAATATAAAAAATGAAGTTTTAATTTTCCCTACTTCAAGCTCTTTAGACTCATTTTCTTGTGAAAGAAACTTAAATATTGGTATTCAAAATGCTTTTCCAACTATGAAAGGTTCTTATACAGGTGAGATTGGTCTTGAACAAATTGAAGAGTTTGGTCTTAAAACTATTTTAATTGGTCACAGTGAGAGAAGAGAGATTTTTAAAGAATCTCAAGAAGATATTTCAAAAAAATTTAATTTTTATAAAAACCAAGGTTTTAAAATAATCTACTGTATTGGCGAACCTTTAGAGATAAAAAATCAAGGTTTAGATAAAACTTTAGAGTATCTTTTTGCACAATTTGAAGGAATTGATACAAATTATGAGAAACTAATCTTAGCTTATGAACCAATTTGGGCAATAGGAACAGGTGTAACAGCAACTATTGAAGATATTAAAAACATTCATGAAGCGATAAAAAGTAAAATAGACAAAGCTTTACTTTATGGTGGAAGTGTAAAACTTGAAAATATAGAAGATATTTGCTCTTTAAAGAGTGTTGATGGAGCTTTAATTGGTACGGCTTCTTGGAATATAGATGATTTTATACAGATATTAGAAAAAACAAAGGATTTAAAATGA